A region from the Acanthochromis polyacanthus isolate Apoly-LR-REF ecotype Palm Island chromosome 23, KAUST_Apoly_ChrSc, whole genome shotgun sequence genome encodes:
- the si:ch211-63p21.2 gene encoding FH1/FH2 domain-containing protein 1 isoform X4 has protein sequence MKRSNIITIALSSLPPPRLLPPAIYSMDSSVLDRDDVQRLQALIPTEEELCLIKEAKAQNPHCPLAQAELCLITLGEIPHLSSRLQLWTFALDYDSLEREIAEPLFHLKLAMEQLAASQTFRCILATVLAIGNFLNGCKARGFELSYLGKLSQVRDTHTRQPLLHHVCVLLLQLYPQSSDLYSDITAVTKASKCDYSQVQSSFTQLETMCKASWEQLKVLNKAEEKRKGGKWDKKRGGGDEALASEGSLRHKLPKILKECEERLKVLRAVHRRVINRFHSFLLFLGYSRSMVRDTKAEDFCKTISNFSLEYRTTRQAVLQQRERERQRSGTESPGPSTPAGRRKHPQTPSQQENDEQWRLEEVLRTPDAISRLDVTLPRSRSRIQSPFSRKLKW, from the exons CGTCTTCAAGCTTTAATCCCAACAGAAGAGGAACTTTGTCTGATCAAGGAGGCCAAGGCCCAGAACCCCCACTGCCCTCTGGCCCAGGCTGAGCTGTGCCTCATCACTCTGGGGGAAATCCCTCACCTGAGCTCCAGGCTTCAGCTGTGGACCTTCGCTCTGGACTATGACTCTTTGGAGAGG GAAATTGCTGAACCTCTTTTCCATCTGAAGTTGGCCATGGAGCAACTGGCCGCCAGCCAGACCTTCAGATGTATTCTGGCGACAGTGCTCGCCATCGGTAACTTTCTGAATGGATGCAAA GCCCGTGGCTTTGAGCTGAGCTACCTGGGGAAGCTGTCTCAGGTGAGGGACACCCACACCCGCCAGCCCCTCCTGCACCACGTCTGTGtgctcctgctgcagctttacccacaatcctctgaCCTCTACTCTGACATCACGGCTGTTACTAAAGCCAGCAAG TGCGACTACTCCCAAGTCCAGTCCAGCTTTACTCAGCTAGAGACTATGTGCAAAGCATCATGGGAGCAGCTGAAGGTGCTGAACAAGGCTGAGGAAAAGAGGAAAGGAGGGAAATGGGAcaaaaagagaggaggaggtgatgagGCTTTGGCTTCAGAGGGTTCGCTCCGGCACAAGCTGCCGAAGATTCTGAAGGAGTGCGAGGAAAGACTGAAAGTCCTGAGAGCGGTTCATCGCCGGGTCATCAACAG GTTCCACTCTTTCCTCCTATTCCTCGGCTACTCCCGCTCCATGGTGAGAGACACCAAAGCAGAGGATTTCTGTAAAACCATCAGTAACTTCTCACTGGAGTACAGAACCACACGGCAGGCCGTCCTCCAGCAGAGAGAACGGGAACGGCAGAGAAGTGGAACCGAAAGTCCAGGTCCAAGCACACCTGCAGGCAGGAGGAAACATCCACAAACCCCTTCACAG CAGGAAAATGATGAGCAGTGGCGGCTGGAGGAGGTGCTGAGAACACCTGACGCTATCTCAAGGCTGGATGTCACTCTGCCTCGAAGCCGCAGCAGAATCCAAA GTCCATTTTCCCGGAAGCTGAAGTGGTGA